The Solibacillus sp. FSL W7-1436 genome window below encodes:
- a CDS encoding sulfonate ABC transporter substrate-binding protein — MKKLLSVFLLLTLSILLVGCSSSNAENKKVRIGYQKNGTTLLLKANGELESRLKELGYSVEWSEFNTGSSIMEALNSGAIDFANASDAPSMMALSKGMDFKYIAGEESSPQTEGILVKNDGSIQSIEQLKGKKIAYNKASISEYLLVTALETVGLTLDDVESVILSPADATIAFQKGEVDAWVTWDPYMTVSESKGNKILATGEGIVEHRGFYYSSDKFIESNKDAVVAYVEELSKVGEAIDTDSSDAAKILEENTGIAADVWVKSLARRSSVATYLDEAAQADLQRLNEDLYDIGLTTDLVENLENYIWKP; from the coding sequence ATGAAAAAACTATTATCTGTCTTTTTACTCTTAACTTTATCAATACTGTTAGTCGGGTGCTCATCATCCAATGCCGAAAATAAAAAGGTTCGAATCGGCTACCAGAAAAACGGTACAACATTGCTATTAAAGGCGAATGGCGAACTTGAATCACGTTTAAAAGAATTAGGCTATTCAGTGGAATGGTCTGAATTCAATACAGGTAGTTCCATTATGGAGGCATTGAACTCAGGAGCCATTGATTTTGCCAATGCAAGTGATGCCCCATCTATGATGGCATTATCAAAGGGAATGGATTTCAAATATATTGCAGGTGAAGAATCTTCTCCTCAAACAGAAGGAATTTTAGTGAAAAATGATGGCTCTATCCAATCAATCGAACAATTGAAAGGAAAAAAGATTGCATACAATAAAGCTTCCATCTCCGAATATTTATTAGTTACTGCTTTGGAAACAGTGGGCCTGACACTGGATGATGTGGAATCCGTTATTTTAAGTCCGGCAGATGCGACTATTGCATTTCAAAAAGGCGAGGTTGATGCCTGGGTTACTTGGGATCCGTATATGACGGTTTCAGAAAGTAAAGGAAATAAAATTTTGGCTACCGGAGAAGGAATTGTGGAACACCGCGGCTTCTACTATTCATCCGACAAATTTATAGAATCGAATAAAGATGCAGTCGTTGCCTATGTAGAAGAATTATCTAAAGTTGGTGAAGCCATCGATACAGATTCAAGCGATGCAGCCAAAATTCTTGAAGAGAATACAGGGATCGCCGCAGATGTTTGGGTAAAAAGCTTAGCCCGCCGTTCATCTGTCGCTACTTATCTGGATGAAGCTGCACAGGCTGATCTACAAAGATTAAATGAAGACCTTTATGACATTGGTTTAACGACTGACCTTGTAGAAAACCTTGAAAACTATATTTGGAAACCATAA
- a CDS encoding IS1182 family transposase: protein MFKDYNMNQIILPLDLEVKLHKNDIAFSIHHLVESIPNEAFAPFIHHTGCPSYHPRMMLKLILCGYTQSTFSGRKIEDLTRDSIRMMWLAQGYEPSYRTINRFRVHPNMKELIRQCFVQFRCQLVEEKLIDQEAIFIDGTKIEANANKFTFVWKKSVEKHHTNLVEKSNKLYDELLEHQIIPEIKRESDEQLSIEELTQVAHHLEEVVDDYTSKIEHSEDVIERKRLRSERKTPKQILKQVHDWIIRKQKYQKDFEVFGTRNSYSKTDHEATFMRMKDDYMQNGQLKPGYNVQIATEGQYTLAYDVFPNPTDTKTLIPFLSQIEENYFELPKHIVADAGYGSEQNYHDILNKRKRTPLITFNQYLNEQKRKYKNDPFKTSNWVYEKENDVYICPNEKRLRFQYNSVRTDKSGFQREFKIYECEECTGCPFRTKCTKAAEGKNRRLMINEKWEKQKEEVRVKLSEEKTAAIYRRRKIDVEPVFGFLKANLCFRRFSVRGKSKVTNEIGLALMATNLRKYAVRG, encoded by the coding sequence ATGTTTAAAGATTATAACATGAATCAAATTATATTACCGCTAGATTTAGAAGTAAAGTTACATAAAAATGATATTGCCTTTTCTATCCATCATTTGGTCGAAAGCATTCCGAACGAAGCTTTCGCTCCTTTTATTCACCATACTGGTTGTCCATCATATCATCCACGTATGATGCTAAAGCTGATTTTATGCGGTTACACACAATCCACTTTTTCAGGAAGAAAAATAGAGGATCTGACAAGAGACAGTATCCGTATGATGTGGCTTGCCCAAGGATATGAACCAAGTTATCGCACTATTAACCGTTTTCGTGTACATCCCAATATGAAGGAACTCATTCGCCAATGTTTTGTACAATTCCGCTGTCAGCTAGTTGAAGAAAAACTCATCGATCAAGAAGCGATTTTTATCGATGGCACAAAGATTGAGGCAAATGCCAATAAGTTCACATTTGTTTGGAAAAAATCAGTGGAAAAACATCATACCAACCTCGTAGAAAAATCAAATAAACTTTACGATGAGTTATTGGAACATCAAATTATTCCTGAAATCAAACGTGAAAGTGATGAGCAGTTATCGATAGAAGAGTTAACTCAAGTAGCACATCACCTAGAAGAAGTAGTCGACGACTATACAAGCAAAATAGAACATTCTGAAGATGTCATTGAGCGAAAAAGATTACGTAGCGAACGAAAAACACCGAAGCAAATCCTCAAACAAGTACATGATTGGATCATAAGAAAGCAGAAATACCAAAAAGATTTTGAAGTGTTTGGCACACGTAACAGTTATTCAAAGACGGATCATGAAGCAACATTTATGCGGATGAAAGATGACTATATGCAAAACGGCCAATTGAAGCCAGGGTATAATGTACAAATCGCTACAGAAGGTCAATATACACTCGCGTACGATGTATTTCCAAATCCAACAGACACGAAAACACTTATTCCATTTCTTAGTCAAATTGAAGAAAATTATTTCGAGTTACCAAAACATATTGTAGCGGATGCCGGATACGGCAGTGAACAGAATTACCATGATATTCTTAACAAACGCAAACGAACTCCACTCATTACATTTAATCAATACTTGAACGAACAGAAGCGAAAATATAAAAATGATCCTTTTAAGACAAGTAATTGGGTGTATGAGAAAGAAAACGATGTCTACATTTGCCCAAATGAAAAGAGATTACGATTCCAATATAACTCTGTTCGTACAGATAAATCGGGTTTCCAACGAGAATTTAAAATCTATGAATGTGAGGAATGTACAGGGTGTCCTTTCCGTACAAAATGTACAAAAGCTGCAGAAGGTAAAAATCGTAGACTCATGATTAATGAGAAATGGGAAAAACAAAAAGAAGAAGTAAGAGTGAAGCTTTCAGAAGAAAAAACGGCTGCCATTTATCGTCGACGTAAAATCGACGTGGAACCAGTTTTTGGATTCTTGAAGGCTAATTTGTGTTTCCGTCGATTTTCTGTTCGTGGAAAATCGAAAGTTACTAACGAAATAGGTTTGGCATTAATGGCCACAAATTTAAGGAAGTATGCGGTAAGAGGATAA
- the hflK gene encoding FtsH protease activity modulator HflK, with product MSVKRTLMWVALILMAVVAIIVVTTSWYTVDESEQAVVITFGQADETIQDSGLHFKLPWPIQSVEILSKETYSLQFGYKQNPDGTVEAFDKETKMITGDENIVLTDLVVQWRIVEPKKYLFSSQEPRTILHNATSSAIRSIIGSSTIDEALTDGKADIEAETRELLVSLIDKYDIGIGVLGVKLQDVEVPNEEVRAAFTDVTDARETKNTKINEAEKYENQRVSEAVGEAAAILSRAEGEKASRIEQATGEVALFNQLYDEYRLNKDITRQRLVLETLEAVLPNAQIYIMNDDGSGTMKYLPIQPMQTTPPSTEEKKEGSKSE from the coding sequence ATGAGTGTAAAAAGAACCTTAATGTGGGTAGCGCTTATTCTCATGGCTGTCGTAGCGATTATTGTTGTGACGACGTCCTGGTATACAGTAGATGAATCGGAACAGGCAGTAGTGATTACATTTGGTCAAGCAGATGAAACAATACAAGATTCAGGACTTCATTTTAAATTACCATGGCCAATACAGTCTGTAGAGATTTTATCTAAAGAAACGTACAGTTTACAGTTCGGTTATAAGCAAAACCCGGACGGAACGGTGGAAGCATTCGATAAAGAAACAAAAATGATTACAGGTGATGAAAATATTGTTTTAACAGATCTTGTAGTTCAATGGCGTATTGTTGAGCCGAAAAAATATTTATTTAGTTCACAGGAGCCGCGAACAATTTTACATAATGCGACATCCAGTGCAATCCGTTCAATTATTGGCAGCTCGACAATCGATGAGGCGTTAACGGATGGTAAAGCGGATATTGAAGCGGAGACACGTGAATTACTCGTATCGTTAATCGATAAGTACGATATCGGAATTGGAGTTTTAGGAGTAAAGCTGCAGGATGTAGAAGTTCCGAATGAGGAAGTACGTGCAGCATTTACGGATGTTACCGATGCACGGGAGACAAAAAATACAAAGATAAACGAAGCGGAAAAGTATGAAAACCAGCGTGTAAGTGAAGCGGTCGGTGAAGCAGCGGCGATTCTTTCAAGAGCGGAAGGTGAAAAGGCTTCACGTATCGAGCAAGCGACAGGTGAAGTAGCGCTCTTTAACCAGCTTTATGATGAATACCGCCTGAATAAGGATATTACACGTCAACGATTAGTGCTTGAAACATTGGAGGCAGTTTTGCCGAATGCCCAAATTTATATTATGAATGACGACGGCAGCGGTACAATGAAGTACTTGCCAATTCAGCCAATGCAAACGACACCTCCTTCTACAGAAGAGAAAAAAGAAGGGAGCAAAAGTGAATGA
- the hflC gene encoding protease modulator HflC gives MSNNKNNFDGDLDEFVKKLFGSKKGSKEVKEVPKANDPDQQINNGDSNAKKAPKPLKKDKKPINVKQWVSSAIALTVVFAALIIVFANLYIVKENEYKVVRQFGEVVKYESEPGLHMKIPFIQSVTTLPSNLMTHDMTEEEISTKDKKRIIIDNYTVWRVTDPKALISNAGQLLNAESRMEEFIYSALRTEFGQTEYGDIINEKDSKRGNINDRVTQRVNELIDSANFGIEVIDVRIRRTDLPEENEQSVYTRMVSERQSIAQKYLSEGDAEKRSKEAKTDQEVQVTLAKANKEASVIRAEGEAQAAQIYNAAYSKDPEFYSLFRTLESYKKTIGNETMIIIPSDSPYAKLLSGQVD, from the coding sequence ATGAGTAACAACAAAAATAATTTTGACGGCGATTTAGATGAGTTTGTGAAAAAACTGTTCGGCAGCAAAAAAGGATCGAAAGAAGTAAAGGAAGTACCAAAAGCAAACGATCCTGATCAACAGATAAATAACGGTGATTCAAATGCAAAAAAAGCACCTAAGCCATTAAAGAAAGATAAAAAGCCGATAAATGTAAAACAATGGGTATCTTCTGCGATTGCATTAACGGTTGTATTTGCCGCATTGATTATCGTATTTGCGAATCTGTATATTGTAAAAGAAAACGAATATAAAGTCGTCCGACAGTTCGGGGAAGTAGTGAAGTACGAAAGTGAACCGGGACTTCATATGAAAATTCCGTTCATTCAAAGTGTGACAACTCTTCCAAGCAATTTAATGACACATGATATGACAGAAGAAGAGATCAGTACAAAAGATAAAAAGCGAATTATTATTGATAACTATACGGTTTGGCGTGTAACGGATCCAAAGGCGTTAATTTCAAATGCCGGGCAGTTGCTGAATGCGGAAAGTCGTATGGAGGAGTTCATTTATTCGGCACTTCGTACAGAGTTCGGTCAGACTGAATACGGCGATATTATTAATGAAAAAGACTCAAAACGCGGGAATATTAACGACCGTGTAACACAACGTGTCAATGAGTTAATCGATTCTGCCAATTTCGGTATTGAAGTAATTGATGTACGTATTCGCCGTACAGATTTACCGGAAGAAAACGAGCAGTCTGTTTATACAAGAATGGTTTCGGAACGTCAATCGATTGCACAAAAGTATCTTTCTGAAGGGGATGCGGAAAAGCGCAGTAAAGAGGCAAAAACAGATCAGGAAGTACAGGTAACACTTGCGAAAGCTAATAAAGAAGCCTCTGTCATCCGTGCTGAAGGTGAGGCGCAGGCTGCACAGATCTATAATGCCGCTTACTCGAAAGACCCGGAATTCTACAGTCTATTCAGAACGTTAGAATCATACAAGAAAACAATCGGCAATGAGACGATGATTATTATCCCGTCAGACTCGCCATATGCTAAACTATTATCCGGTCAAGTGGATTAA
- a CDS encoding ABC transporter permease subunit: MKKKKWIHLIEPWIIPILIIVIWEVSNKTGILANTILPAPSDVVKAGYEQAISGVLFDHLQISTTRALIGFLIGGSIALVVGILNGIVPFAQRYLDTTIQMLRNIPNLALIPLVIIWFGVGEEGKIFLVAISVFFPIYVNTYHGIRNVDPRLIEMGKIYNLSKYKLFFKVIILGAMPSILVGIRYSLGIMWLTLIVAETVAASSGIGYMSMNAREYMQLDIVVLAIILYAILGKIADSIAKLLEKKLLKWNPVYQ, translated from the coding sequence ATGAAGAAGAAAAAATGGATTCATTTGATTGAGCCGTGGATCATTCCTATTTTAATTATTGTTATATGGGAAGTATCGAATAAAACAGGTATTCTTGCCAATACAATATTGCCTGCCCCTTCCGATGTAGTAAAGGCCGGCTATGAACAAGCCATTTCCGGTGTTTTGTTTGACCATCTGCAAATTAGTACAACGCGTGCTTTAATCGGGTTTCTGATTGGTGGGAGTATCGCTTTAGTAGTAGGTATTTTAAACGGAATTGTCCCTTTTGCACAACGCTATTTGGATACAACGATTCAAATGCTGCGTAATATTCCGAATTTGGCACTTATTCCTTTAGTTATTATATGGTTTGGTGTAGGTGAGGAAGGAAAGATTTTCTTAGTGGCAATCAGCGTATTTTTCCCGATCTATGTCAATACATACCATGGCATCCGCAATGTTGATCCTCGGTTAATCGAAATGGGAAAAATTTATAACCTTTCGAAATACAAATTATTTTTTAAAGTAATCATATTAGGTGCAATGCCATCTATTTTAGTAGGTATTCGCTACTCATTAGGAATTATGTGGCTTACTTTAATTGTTGCAGAAACGGTTGCGGCAAGTTCGGGAATCGGCTATATGTCAATGAATGCTCGTGAGTATATGCAGCTTGATATCGTTGTATTGGCTATTATTTTATATGCTATTTTAGGAAAAATTGCGGATTCCATCGCAAAACTATTAGAGAAAAAGTTATTGAAATGGAATCCGGTTTATCAGTAA
- a CDS encoding ATP-binding cassette domain-containing protein gives MTNGINIELVNLTKSFGEKQVLKDINLTIPAGQFVAIVGKSGCGKSTLLRIIANLEQKTAGESLKDGIQQEDFSGVRVMFQEDRLLPWLSVLENVGVGTELKKDWQPLALKSLEHVGLKDRAKEWPHVLSGGQKQRVALARALSAQPRLLLLDEPLGALDALTRLEMQNLIEQLWLKQKYTSLLVTHDVAEAIALADRIILIEDGNVALDLPVKLPRPRTRSNPQFAELEDILLQHLLGQQTKTETPTKQKELQAII, from the coding sequence ATGACAAATGGAATCAATATTGAGTTAGTTAATTTAACAAAAAGTTTCGGTGAAAAACAAGTATTGAAGGATATTAACCTAACAATCCCCGCTGGACAATTCGTTGCAATCGTCGGAAAAAGCGGATGTGGAAAAAGTACACTTCTTCGTATTATTGCTAATTTAGAACAGAAAACTGCCGGTGAATCTCTAAAGGACGGCATTCAGCAAGAAGACTTTTCAGGTGTTCGCGTCATGTTTCAGGAAGATCGTTTACTCCCTTGGCTGTCTGTTTTAGAAAATGTAGGGGTTGGCACAGAGCTGAAAAAAGATTGGCAACCGCTCGCATTAAAATCACTTGAACACGTAGGATTAAAAGACCGTGCTAAGGAGTGGCCGCATGTATTGTCAGGAGGTCAAAAACAGAGGGTTGCATTAGCCCGTGCGCTTAGTGCACAACCAAGACTTTTGTTGTTGGATGAACCACTTGGTGCTTTGGATGCACTGACACGACTGGAAATGCAAAATCTAATTGAACAATTATGGTTAAAACAAAAATATACATCGTTGCTCGTAACTCATGATGTCGCAGAGGCGATTGCATTGGCAGATCGAATTATTTTAATCGAAGACGGGAACGTAGCTTTAGATTTGCCTGTAAAACTCCCTCGTCCAAGAACGCGTTCAAATCCGCAATTTGCAGAGCTTGAAGATATTCTGCTTCAGCATTTATTAGGGCAACAAACAAAAACAGAAACACCAACTAAACAAAAAGAGCTACAAGCCATTATTTAA
- a CDS encoding response regulator transcription factor, which translates to MVKTVLVVEDEMPIATLLKYNLEQAGFDVLLAHDGQAGLDTAVEQTPDLILLDLMLPKLDGVEVCKELRRLRINIPIIMLTARDDEFDKVLGLELGADDYMTKPFSPREVIARVKAVLRRFSGPVVEETVESGEVVFSFGNLKVFPERFEAFIDEESLEFTPKEFELLVYLLENKNRVLTRDQLLSAVWNYDFAGDTRIVDVHISHLRDKIEENSRKPVFIKTIRGLGYKFEEPKK; encoded by the coding sequence ATGGTTAAAACAGTTTTAGTAGTAGAAGATGAAATGCCAATTGCAACATTATTAAAATATAATTTGGAACAAGCAGGTTTTGACGTTCTATTGGCCCATGATGGTCAGGCGGGTCTTGATACAGCGGTAGAACAGACACCGGATCTGATATTATTGGATTTAATGCTGCCAAAACTTGATGGTGTTGAAGTTTGTAAAGAATTACGACGATTGCGCATCAATATACCGATTATTATGCTGACTGCGAGAGACGATGAATTTGATAAGGTATTAGGTTTAGAGCTCGGTGCGGACGATTATATGACTAAGCCATTCAGCCCGCGTGAAGTAATTGCCCGTGTAAAGGCTGTTCTGCGACGTTTCTCCGGGCCGGTTGTGGAAGAAACAGTTGAATCGGGTGAAGTTGTCTTTTCATTCGGTAATCTAAAAGTTTTCCCTGAGCGATTTGAAGCATTTATCGATGAAGAGTCCTTGGAGTTCACGCCAAAAGAATTTGAATTACTCGTTTATTTACTTGAAAATAAAAACCGCGTATTAACGCGTGATCAGCTGCTTAGTGCTGTATGGAACTATGATTTTGCCGGTGACACTCGAATCGTAGACGTACATATTAGTCATCTGAGGGATAAAATCGAAGAAAATAGTCGTAAACCAGTGTTTATTAAAACAATCCGTGGTTTAGGTTATAAATTTGAGGAGCCAAAAAAATAA
- a CDS encoding IS110 family transposase: MKHVIALDVSKGKSSVVIYDRYRKCEFEGELNHTRIDFERLHERIEEMKKLDGQAPEIVFEATGVYSKSVEAFFKNHGYTYSRMNPLEANLQMAKMRRHKTDVSDAHELAKTHFRLEREATYVQDDYYEQMRALTRYYDEIDEEMILLKSRMHAILQMSFPELEKLITPSSALFLNIVQLYPHPTFVLSHSKTVIKNRLKANTKKNLSLTRAEKKAVELMEAAQNSYPAIKPTDVRCDQVKDYATRIAELKEKKEALVQQMTELSKERQEYLVLRSIPGVGESTACRLIGEIGDIRRFRNAKQLNAYAGIDIMRYQSGNTQYRDRINKRGNKHLRKILYFMMQGMLMLKEKPNHFADYYYKLKTQPQRKPHKVAIIACVNKFLKVTFQLLTRGILYDYESALPAQKS, translated from the coding sequence ATGAAACATGTCATTGCGTTAGATGTTAGTAAAGGCAAAAGTTCGGTCGTTATTTATGATCGGTATCGAAAATGTGAGTTTGAAGGCGAATTAAATCACACACGAATTGACTTTGAGCGATTACACGAGCGTATCGAAGAAATGAAGAAACTAGATGGACAAGCTCCTGAAATTGTATTTGAAGCAACAGGCGTCTATTCCAAATCAGTAGAAGCGTTTTTCAAAAATCATGGCTATACATATAGTCGGATGAATCCACTTGAAGCGAATTTACAGATGGCGAAAATGCGACGCCATAAAACGGATGTAAGTGACGCACATGAACTAGCCAAAACGCATTTTAGATTGGAACGTGAAGCGACTTACGTTCAAGATGATTATTATGAACAGATGCGTGCACTTACACGCTATTATGATGAAATCGATGAGGAAATGATTTTACTAAAGAGTCGGATGCATGCGATTTTACAGATGAGTTTTCCAGAGCTTGAAAAACTCATTACGCCAAGTTCCGCATTATTTTTAAATATCGTACAGCTTTACCCACACCCTACCTTTGTTTTGTCTCATTCAAAAACCGTCATAAAAAATCGGTTGAAGGCGAATACGAAAAAGAACCTTTCCCTTACTCGTGCAGAGAAAAAAGCCGTTGAACTGATGGAAGCAGCTCAAAATAGTTATCCGGCCATTAAGCCGACAGATGTAAGGTGTGATCAAGTAAAGGATTACGCAACTCGTATTGCAGAACTGAAGGAAAAGAAAGAGGCGCTTGTCCAACAGATGACGGAGCTATCAAAAGAACGTCAAGAATATCTTGTATTACGCTCCATCCCTGGTGTGGGTGAATCAACAGCTTGTCGCTTGATTGGTGAAATCGGTGATATTCGCCGCTTCCGAAATGCAAAACAATTAAACGCCTACGCAGGGATCGATATCATGCGCTATCAATCCGGGAACACACAATATCGGGATCGTATCAATAAGCGTGGGAATAAACATTTGCGGAAAATTTTATATTTCATGATGCAAGGGATGCTTATGTTAAAAGAGAAACCAAATCATTTTGCGGATTACTATTATAAATTAAAAACGCAACCTCAGAGAAAGCCTCATAAGGTTGCGATCATCGCCTGTGTTAATAAGTTTCTGAAAGTGACATTTCAGTTATTAACACGAGGCATCCTTTACGATTATGAGTCCGCACTACCAGCTCAGAAATCGTAA
- the pnpS gene encoding two-component system histidine kinase PnpS — MNAMKNRLFYSFILVIGSSLAVLGLFIGQLFPFFADEFVHEVTKDSEQQLEQVIVQEQIELTETQKEAIISTYEINRHTEGLQSTKQKIYLIIAALLLGGLVIMSFMAYRVVSNFITPIINITKTARELSKGNYRARAFANGPNTIVELRNSVNILARNLQDITKTRAIEEERLKTLIENMGSALMMIDREGNISIVNRKFQTLFELPKEKLIGKNFMMLGLPKELEKFIDHVFLTELPYRQQLEMEIANEEYYEQVYGAPVVGEHGRWLGVVIVMHDISELVRLEQIRKDFVANVSHELRTPITSIKGFSETLLDGAFKDEQMLLSFLTIIHDESNRIQVLVNDLLELSKIERHGFTLDVVPTKLQDILVRVVDLTSAQLENKNMQFDVEIEQDAVILGDVNRLMQIFTNLINNAIAYSKEETTVTLRISANDQYGIFEVKDEGIGIEKAEISRIFERFYRVDRARSRNSGGTGLGLSIVKHLIEAHNGKIMVESEVGKGTSIKVLLPLKD; from the coding sequence ATGAACGCAATGAAAAATCGTTTGTTTTATTCGTTTATTTTAGTAATTGGGTCAAGTTTAGCTGTTCTAGGGCTGTTCATAGGGCAGCTTTTTCCATTTTTCGCAGATGAGTTTGTTCATGAAGTGACAAAGGATTCCGAGCAGCAATTGGAGCAAGTAATCGTTCAGGAGCAGATTGAACTTACTGAAACCCAGAAAGAAGCCATTATAAGCACGTACGAAATCAATCGACATACAGAAGGGTTGCAAAGTACAAAACAAAAAATCTATTTAATTATCGCCGCTTTATTGCTGGGTGGTCTAGTTATTATGAGTTTTATGGCGTACAGGGTTGTGAGCAATTTCATTACGCCTATTATCAATATTACAAAAACCGCCAGAGAGCTTTCAAAAGGTAATTATCGTGCACGTGCTTTTGCGAATGGACCGAATACGATTGTGGAGTTAAGAAATTCGGTTAATATTCTGGCACGAAATTTACAGGATATTACGAAAACAAGAGCAATTGAAGAAGAGCGTCTGAAAACGTTAATTGAAAATATGGGCAGTGCATTAATGATGATTGACCGTGAAGGCAATATTTCGATTGTGAACAGGAAATTCCAAACATTGTTTGAGCTGCCAAAAGAGAAGCTCATTGGCAAGAATTTCATGATGCTCGGATTGCCGAAGGAGCTTGAAAAGTTTATCGATCATGTGTTTTTAACGGAATTGCCATATCGTCAGCAGCTTGAGATGGAAATCGCAAATGAAGAATATTATGAGCAAGTATACGGTGCCCCGGTTGTTGGTGAACATGGACGCTGGCTGGGTGTCGTAATTGTTATGCATGATATAAGTGAACTTGTACGGCTGGAACAGATTCGTAAAGATTTCGTAGCAAATGTTTCGCATGAACTCCGTACACCGATTACATCGATTAAAGGATTTTCCGAGACTCTTCTGGACGGGGCGTTTAAAGATGAGCAGATGCTGCTGTCCTTTTTGACAATCATACATGATGAAAGCAACCGGATTCAGGTGCTAGTCAATGATTTGCTTGAGCTATCCAAAATTGAGCGCCATGGTTTTACACTTGATGTGGTGCCGACAAAGCTGCAGGATATTTTAGTCCGGGTAGTTGATTTGACAAGTGCACAACTGGAAAATAAAAATATGCAGTTTGATGTGGAGATAGAGCAGGATGCCGTTATTTTAGGTGATGTAAATCGTCTGATGCAAATTTTTACGAATTTAATTAATAATGCTATCGCCTATTCCAAAGAAGAAACAACCGTTACACTTCGTATTAGTGCCAATGATCAATACGGGATATTTGAAGTGAAAGACGAAGGAATCGGTATCGAAAAAGCGGAGATTTCACGTATTTTTGAGCGCTTTTACAGGGTGGATCGGGCCCGAAGCCGAAATTCCGGCGGGACAGGTCTTGGTTTGTCCATAGTGAAACATTTGATTGAAGCGCATAACGGTAAAATTATGGTAGAAAGCGAAGTCGGAAAAGGGACAAGCATTAAAGTACTTCTGCCGTTGAAAGATTAA
- the mdh gene encoding malate dehydrogenase — MTLKRKKISVIGSGFTGATAAFLAAQKELGDVVIIDLPSAENPTKGKALDMWEAAPVQGFDSYVKGSSDYEDTANSDVVLVTAGVARKPGMSRDDLVQINQGVMKAVASEIARTSPNATIIVLTNPVDAMTYTVFKESGFPKHRVIGQSGVLDTARFRAFIAEELDVSVKDISALVLGGHGDTMVPLVRYASVGGVPLQSLIPAQRLEEIVQRTRVGGGEIVNLLGNGSAYYAPAAAMVEMAEAIIKDQKRVLPAIAYLEGEYGYEGIYLGVPTLLGAGGIEKIFELELTEDEKTALDQSADAVKDVMKALK, encoded by the coding sequence GTGACATTAAAACGAAAAAAAATCTCAGTTATTGGTAGTGGATTTACAGGTGCAACAGCAGCATTTTTAGCAGCACAGAAAGAATTAGGCGATGTAGTAATAATTGATCTTCCATCAGCAGAAAATCCTACGAAAGGAAAAGCATTGGATATGTGGGAAGCAGCGCCGGTACAAGGTTTTGATTCTTATGTGAAAGGCTCTTCCGATTACGAGGATACAGCAAACTCGGATGTCGTATTAGTAACTGCGGGTGTTGCCCGTAAGCCAGGAATGAGTCGTGATGATTTAGTTCAGATTAATCAGGGTGTCATGAAAGCCGTTGCATCGGAAATTGCCCGTACGTCACCAAATGCAACGATTATTGTTCTTACAAATCCTGTTGATGCGATGACATATACAGTATTTAAAGAATCAGGCTTCCCGAAACATCGAGTTATCGGTCAATCCGGTGTGTTGGATACTGCCCGTTTCCGTGCATTTATTGCCGAAGAACTGGATGTATCGGTAAAAGATATATCTGCACTTGTATTAGGCGGTCACGGAGACACAATGGTGCCTTTAGTCCGGTACGCTTCGGTAGGTGGGGTTCCTTTACAAAGCCTAATACCCGCACAACGTTTAGAAGAAATTGTACAGCGTACCCGTGTTGGTGGCGGTGAAATCGTAAATCTGTTAGGTAATGGTTCAGCTTATTATGCACCGGCTGCAGCAATGGTGGAAATGGCAGAGGCAATTATAAAGGATCAAAAACGAGTATTGCCGGCAATTGCCTATTTAGAAGGCGAGTATGGATATGAAGGGATATACTTAGGTGTTCCGACATTATTAGGCGCCGGGGGTATCGAGAAAATATTCGAACTTGAGCTGACAGAAGATGAAAAAACAGCACTTGATCAATCTGCAGATGCCGTTAAAGATGTAATGAAAGCACTGAAATAA